The following proteins are encoded in a genomic region of Zea mays cultivar B73 chromosome 9, Zm-B73-REFERENCE-NAM-5.0, whole genome shotgun sequence:
- the LOC100193008 gene encoding uncharacterized protein LOC100193008 — MVSLQPSSAAPLLPEAATANKLPPWLSLVGSVVASSTGTAATSKKRKRDGSGCGGDDDDRGEVVDGIELNFDAAPLPPEWQRCLDIKSGQIYYYNTRTQKRTCKDPRGHGLQSDYRAEEGQEEEEDSANCAPPGLDLELNLTFEPRRVLAAHRKTMKRANKQPAEEEEAEDDDSSSSSREMVAGVCVRCHMLVMMCRASPACPNCKFLHPPSRAAPPPPPLKLGLQLLCCRD, encoded by the exons ATGGTGTCTCTGCAGCCCTCATCAGCGGCGCCGCTCCTGCCGGAGGCCGCCACCGCGAACAAGCTCCCGCCGTGGCTCTCACTCGTCGGCAGCGTCGTCGCCTCCTCCACGGGTACGGCGGCCACCAGCAAGAAGCGGAAGCGGGACGGCAGCGGctgcggcggcgacgacgacgaccgtGGCGAGGTCGTGGACGGGATCGAGCTCAATTTCGACGCCGCGCCGCTGCCTCCCGAGTGGCAACGCTGCCTCGACATCAAG TCGGGGCAGATCTACTACTACAACACGAGGACGCAGAAGCGGACGTGCAAGGACCCCAGGGGCCACGGGCTGCAGTCGGACTACCGCGCCGAAGAAggccaggaggaggaggaggactccGCGAATTGTGCGCCGCCGGGGCTGGACCTGGAGCTGAACCTCACGTTCGAGCCGCGCCGAGTGCTCGCCGCCCACAGGAAGACGATGAAGAGGGCCAACAAGCAGCccgcggaggaggaggaggccgaGGACGacgacagcagcagcagcagtagagaGATGGTggctggcgtgtgcgtgcggtgcCACATGCTGGTGATGATGTGCCGCGCCAGCCCGGCGTGCCCCAACTGCAAATTCCTGCACCCACCCagccgcgccgcgccgccgccgccgccgctcaagCTCGGCCTCCAGCTGCTCTGCTGCAGGGACTAG